DNA sequence from the Simiduia curdlanivorans genome:
ACGGGCTAGCCAAAACAGCTATTAAAAGCCTAGTGCACACGTACCAAGCAGAGAAAAAGTCACGAACCGGGGGATTTTCTATAACCCAAGGACATATCACACAGAGCCAAAATCAGGTGCGGTTAAGATTTTGAGCCCATCAAAACCCTGCATTTATCAGGGTTTCTGGCTTTTGAGCACAATATTTACCCCTTTCTTTAAAATAAACTGACAATGCCACTAATAAACTCGGCAAAAATTCTGTATTATCACGCCCAATTTTCGCACTGGCTTATCGAGTACCGTAATGACAGACTTAGCTAAATATAGAAACATTGGTATCTTTGCTCACGTGGATGCGGGTAAAACCACCACTACCGAGCGTATTTTGAAATTGACTGGTCGTATTCACCGCTTAGGTGAAGTACACGACGGCGCCTCAACCATGGATTTCATGGAGCAGGAAGCCGAGCGCGGTATTACCATTCAGTCCGCTGCCACCACCTGTTTCTGGGATGATCACCGCTTCAACATCATCGATACCCCCGGACACGTTGACTTCACCATCGAGGTTTACCGTTCACTGAAAGTATTGGATGGCGGTATCGGCGTATTCTGTGGTTCCGGCGGCGTTGAGCCACAGTCCGAAACCAACTGGCGCTATGCCAACGAATCCGAAGTGGCTCGCGTTATCTTCGTTAACAAGTTAGACCGTATGGGTGCTGACTTCTTCCGCGTTGTTGAGCAGATCAAGAAAGTATTGGGCGCACGCCCATTGGTTATGACCCTACCCATCGGCCGCGAAGACGAGTTCAAAGGCGTTGTCGACGTACTGACGCAGAAAGCTTACATCTGGGATGACTCTGGTCTGCCAGAAAACTACACCGTAGAAGATATTCCAGCCGACATGGTTGACGATGCACAAATGTACCGTCAGGAGCTGATTGAAACGGCTCTGGAAGAAGACGACGACCTGCTGATGGCCTACATGGAAGGCGAAGAGCCTTCAATCGAAGACATCCAGCGCTGCATCCGTCAGGGCACCATCAAACTGAACTGGTTCCCCACTTACTGTGGCTCTGCGTTTAAGAACAAAGGTATTCAGCTGGTTCTGAACGCCGTTGTTGACTACCTGCCAGACCCAACAGAAGCGACCAAAGTACCTTTGACTGACGAAGAAGGTGTTGAAACTGGCGAGTTCGCTACCGTTTCTACCGAAGAGCCGTTCAAAGCCTTGGCCTTTAAGATCATGGACGACCGCTTTGGCGCCCTGACCTTTATCCGCATCTACTCAGGTAAATTGAACAAGGGTGACACCATCCTTAACTCCTTTACCGGTAAAACCGAACGCGTTGGCCGCATGGTAGAAATGCATGCGAACGACCGTAAAGAAATTGAAAGCGCACAAGCCGGTGACATCATCGCCATCGTGGGCATGAAAATGGTTCAGACCGGTCACACCCTGTGTGATCCAAAGCACCCATGCACACTGGAAGCCATGGTGTTCCCAGATCCAGTAATCTCTATCGCAGTTGCGCCGAAAGACAAGGCCGGCATGGAGAAAATGGGTATCGCCATCGGTAAGATGGTGTCTGAAGATCCATCATTCCGCGTAGAAACCGACGAAGATTCAGGCGAAACCATTCTCAAAGGTATGGGCGAACTTCACCTGGACATCAAAGTAGACATTCTTAAGCGTACCCACGGTATCGAACTAACCGTTGGTAAGCCACAGGTTGCCTACCGCGAAACCATTACTCGCGAAATCGACGACAGCTACACCCACAAGAAGCAATCCGGTGGTTCTGGTCAGTACGGTAAGATCGACTACCGCATCCGTCCAGGCGAAGTTGGCACTGGCTACACCTTCAAATCTGTGGTTGTGGGCGGTAACGTTCCGAAGGAATTCTTCCCTGCGATCGAGAAAGGCTTTAAGAGCTTGATGGGTACAGGTCCATTGGCGGGCTTCCCCGTATTAGACGTTGAAGTTGAGCTGTACGACGGTGGCTTCCACGCCGTTGACTCCTCGGCCATCGCGTTTGAAATCGCAGCGAAAGGCGCTTTCCGTCAGTCTATGCCGAAAGCTGGCCCACAGTTGCTTGAGCCCATCATGAAGGTTGACGTGTTCACGCCAGACGATCACGTAGGTGACGTTATCGGTGACTTGAACCGTCGTCGCGGTATGATCAAGGATCAGGAAAAAGGCGTTACTGGCGTTCGCGTTAAAGCAGACGTGCCATTGGCGGAAATGTTTGGCTACATCGGAACACTGCGCACCATGACCTCAGGTCGTGGCCAGTTCTCCATGGAGTTCTCGCACTACCTGCCATGTCCACAGAACGTAGCAGACGAAGTTATTGCTGCTGAAAAAGAGAAAAAAGCTAAGAAGTAAAACCTACTTCAATGCTTGCGTTCTTTGAAGAAACCCGATGATGCAAATCATCGGGTTTTTTTATGTAACTAAGAAAGGGTCTATTTTTAAGCAAAAAAAAGCCGCTAAACGATAGCGGCCTTTGGCTAGTTGCCAGGTGCTAGTTGCTAGTTGCTAGTAAGTTTATAAAACTAAACTTCTGCACTGTGATAGACGTTTTGCACATCGTCCACATCATTTAACATATCCATAAACTTTTCGAACAGGGGAATATCATCGCCCTCAATCGGTGCGGTGGTCTTGGGCAGAAATTGAATTTCGTCTATATCGAAATCGAGTTCTGGCATCGCGTCCAATAGCGCTGTTTTAGCCTTGAAGTATTCGGTGTGAGGGGTTATCACGGTAACCTTATCGCCCTCGCTTTCTATCTCGATAACCTCCACATCGGCCATGATCAAGGCCTCAAGCGCCGCCTCTTCGTCACCGGTAAAGATAAATAAAGCACCGTGATCAAACATGTGCGCAACGGAACCCTGGGTGCCAATTTTACTTTTGGTTTTAACAAAGCATTGGCGCACATCGCCAAAGGTTCGGTTTGGGTTATCCGTTAAACACTCGATAATCACCATGCAGTTACCTGGGCCATAACCCT
Encoded proteins:
- the fusA gene encoding elongation factor G; translated protein: MTDLAKYRNIGIFAHVDAGKTTTTERILKLTGRIHRLGEVHDGASTMDFMEQEAERGITIQSAATTCFWDDHRFNIIDTPGHVDFTIEVYRSLKVLDGGIGVFCGSGGVEPQSETNWRYANESEVARVIFVNKLDRMGADFFRVVEQIKKVLGARPLVMTLPIGREDEFKGVVDVLTQKAYIWDDSGLPENYTVEDIPADMVDDAQMYRQELIETALEEDDDLLMAYMEGEEPSIEDIQRCIRQGTIKLNWFPTYCGSAFKNKGIQLVLNAVVDYLPDPTEATKVPLTDEEGVETGEFATVSTEEPFKALAFKIMDDRFGALTFIRIYSGKLNKGDTILNSFTGKTERVGRMVEMHANDRKEIESAQAGDIIAIVGMKMVQTGHTLCDPKHPCTLEAMVFPDPVISIAVAPKDKAGMEKMGIAIGKMVSEDPSFRVETDEDSGETILKGMGELHLDIKVDILKRTHGIELTVGKPQVAYRETITREIDDSYTHKKQSGGSGQYGKIDYRIRPGEVGTGYTFKSVVVGGNVPKEFFPAIEKGFKSLMGTGPLAGFPVLDVEVELYDGGFHAVDSSAIAFEIAAKGAFRQSMPKAGPQLLEPIMKVDVFTPDDHVGDVIGDLNRRRGMIKDQEKGVTGVRVKADVPLAEMFGYIGTLRTMTSGRGQFSMEFSHYLPCPQNVADEVIAAEKEKKAKK
- a CDS encoding YebC/PmpR family DNA-binding transcriptional regulator, translated to MGRAYQNRKESMAKTADAKSKVYSKYGREIYVCAKSGGVEPEGNLTLRNLIDKAKKDQVPAHVIEKALQKAKGAGGEDFALARYEGYGPGNCMVIIECLTDNPNRTFGDVRQCFVKTKSKIGTQGSVAHMFDHGALFIFTGDEEAALEALIMADVEVIEIESEGDKVTVITPHTEYFKAKTALLDAMPELDFDIDEIQFLPKTTAPIEGDDIPLFEKFMDMLNDVDDVQNVYHSAEV